The Angustibacter sp. Root456 genome contains the following window.
TCGTCCTTGAGCAGCCGCAGCCGCCGCGCGTCCAGGCCGTAGCGACGCGAGTACTCGCGGGCGCTCGGGAAGTAGGCGGCGTTCATCCGCTCGCGCTGCACGCGCAGCATCATCACGGCGTCCGCCTCGGGCAGCGCGGCGTCCAGGTCGTACGACGTCGCGCACGGCCAGGTGTCGACCCGCTGCGGCAGCAGGGTGGGCGGCGCCACCAGGGTGACGTCGGCGCCGAGCGTGCGCAGCAGCAGCACGTTGCTGCGCGCCACCCGGCTGTGCAGCACGTCACCGACGATCGTCACGCGCTTGCCGGCGAGGTCCTGGCCGGTCGCCGCACCCGGCTCGCCGCGGCCGACGAGGTGGTGGCGCATCGTGTACGCGTCGAGCAGCGCCTGCGTGGGGTGCTCGTGGGTGCCGTCGCCGGCGTTGACCACGGCGCCGTCGATCCAGCCCGACGTCGCCAGCCGGTGCGGCGCGCCGCTGGACCCGTGGCGGATCACCACCGCGTCGGCGCCCATGGCCTGCAGCGTGAGCGCGGTGTCTTTCAGGCTCTCGCCCTTCGACACGCTCGAGCCCTTGGCCGAGAAGTTGATGACGTCGGCCGACAGCCGCTTGGCGGCGACCTCGAACGACACCCGCGTGCGGGTGGAGTCCTCGAAGAACAGGTTGATCACGGTGCGGCCGCGCAGCGTGGGCAGCTTCTTGATCTCGCGCT
Protein-coding sequences here:
- a CDS encoding aspartate carbamoyltransferase catalytic subunit, whose product is MMRHLLSSADLDRAEAVQVLDTAQQMAATQQREIKKLPTLRGRTVINLFFEDSTRTRVSFEVAAKRLSADVINFSAKGSSVSKGESLKDTALTLQAMGADAVVIRHGSSGAPHRLATSGWIDGAVVNAGDGTHEHPTQALLDAYTMRHHLVGRGEPGAATGQDLAGKRVTIVGDVLHSRVARSNVLLLRTLGADVTLVAPPTLLPQRVDTWPCATSYDLDAALPEADAVMMLRVQRERMNAAYFPSAREYSRRYGLDARRLRLLKDDAIVMHPGPMNRGLEISADAADCERSTIVEQVGNGVSVRMAVLYLLLAGSEREEAR